Proteins from a single region of Apium graveolens cultivar Ventura chromosome 7, ASM990537v1, whole genome shotgun sequence:
- the LOC141672229 gene encoding pentatricopeptide repeat-containing protein At2g15820, chloroplastic, which produces MLYKNPICNDHSLFFSMCPTLSIFGPITTAHHHHLIPSTFTTPPYTFSTFPPISPKFLAFSSARTCVEHIHSSAKLEDKSDFSSSSDKDVFNFDSDFGLPELNKPVSGSLSFEVKELEELPEQWRRSKLAWLCKELPAHKQGVLVRVLNAQRKWVTQQDATYLAVHCLRIRENETAFRVYKWMSQQHWFQFDFALATKLADYMGKERKHLKCQEVFNDIINQGLVPAESTFHILTIAYLSSSFQIFLEQACNTYNRMIQLGGYKPRLSLHNSLFRGLVSNREDSAKHNLKQAEFVYHNLSTSGLEIHEDIYRGLIWLLSHQDLVDKERIATLRAEMKGAGFGESKDVLVSVLRACSKEGDVVEAESTWTKLLSLGNRPPSQAFVYKMEVYARVGEPMKSLEIFRSMQELLGSPTVSAFHKVIEVLCTAKEMELAESVMTEFVCSGMKPLMPAYIDLLNLYNSLSLHNKLQATFSQCLENCDPNRSMFNIYLKSLVQIGNLEKAEEIFNQMYSNEALGINTRSCNMILRGYLSSGNNLKAEKIYDLMCKNKYDIEPPLMDKLDFVLSLSRKVVTKPTSLNLSKDQREILVGLLIGGLQIASDESRKNHAIQFHFKENFATHNVLKRYLHYEYHEWLASFCKVADRADDDIPCHFTTLSHSYFGFYADQFWPSGRPSIPKLINRWLSPRALAFWYMYGGHRTSSGDILLRLKGSREGVEKVVKALKTKSLDCRVKKKGKVFWIGLLGSNSTWFWKLVEPFILDDLKNILRAGDDHCTNGMEATGEIYFDSESNSDDHQNLYQDC; this is translated from the exons ATGTTATATAAGAACCCTATCTGTAACGACCACTCTTTATTTTTTTCCATGTGTCCTACCCTCTCCATTTTCGGACCCATCACCACCGCTCACCACCACCATCTCATCCCCTCCACTTTTACAACCCCACCATACACTTTCTCAACATTCCCCCCTATATCTCCCAAATTCCTTGCATTTTCTTCAGCTAGGACTTGTGTCGAACACATTCATTCTAGTGCTAAACTTGAAGATAAATCGGATTTTTCTAGTTCCAGTGACAAGGATGTGTTTAATTTTGATTCGGATTTCGGCTTGCCTGAATTGAACAAGCCGGTTTCGGGGTCCTTGTCGTTTGAGGTTAAGGAATTGGAGGAACTTCCTGAACAATGGAGGAGATCAAAGTTGGCTTGGTTATGTAAAGAACTTCCTGCACATAAGCAAGGTGTCCTTGTTCGTGTGCTTAATGCACAACGTAAGTGGGTTACACAACAGGATGCTACTTATCTTGCTGTTCATTGCTTGAGAATTCGGGAGAATGAGACTGCATTTAGG GTATATAAATGGATGAGTCAACAACACTGGTTTCAATTTGATTTTGCTCTTGCAACTAAGCTAGCAGACTATATGGGTAAAGAGCGCAAACACCTGAAATGTCAGGAGGTATTTAATGATATAATAAATCAAGGACTAGTGCCTGCTGAATCTACATTCCACATTCTGACAATTGCTTATCTTAGCTCGTCTTTTCAAATTTTCCTGGAGCAAGCATGCAACACCTACAATCGCATGATCCAACTGGGAGGATACAAGCCCCGACTCAGCTTACACAATTCTCTATTCAGAGGTCTTGTTAGCAATCGAGAAGACTCCGCAAAACATAACTTGAAACAGGCAGAGTTTGTTTATCACAATTTGTCAACATCTGGGCTTGAGATACATGAGGATATATACCGTGGTTTAATTTGGCTACTTAGCCATCAGGATTtagtagacaaagaaagaattGCAACACTTAGAGCGGAGATGAAAGGAGCAGGTTTTGGAGAAAGCAAAGATGTGCTTGTTTCAGTATTGAGAGCTTGCTCGAAAGAAGGTGATGTAGTTGAAGCGGAAAGTACTTGGACCAAACTTCTTAGTCTTGGTAATCGACCTCCTTCACAAGCTTTTGTGTATAAAATGGAAGTCTATGCAAGAGTAGGAGAACCTATGAAATCCTTAGAAATATTCAGGTCAATGCAAGAACTCTTGGGTTCCCCTACTGTTAGTGCATTTCATAAAGTTATAGAGGTGCTGTGCACTGCCAAAGAGATGGAACTTGCAGAATCTGTCATGACAGAGTTCGTATGTAGTGGAATGAAGCCCTTAATGCCTGCATACATTGATTTACTAAATCTGTATAATAGTTTAAGCCTGCACAATAAATTGCAGGCGACTTTTAGTCAGTGCCTAGAGAATTGTGACCCTAATCGAAGCATGTTCAATATTTATCTAAAATCTTTGGTGcaaattggaaatcttgagaagGCGGAAGAGATATTCAACCAAATGTATAGCAATGAGGCACTTGGTATCAATACAAGGTCATGCAACATGATTTTAAGAGGTTATCTCTCTTCTGGAAATAACTTAAAGGCTGAGAAGATATATGATTTGATGTGCAAGAACAAGTATGATATTGAACCCCCATTAATGGACAAACTTGACTTTGTTTTGAGTTTGAGCAGGAAGGTTGTGACAAAACCCACTAGCCTGAATCTTAGCAAAGATCAACGTGAGATCCTGGTTGGCTTGTTAATTGGTGGTTTGCAGATAGCATCTGACGAGAGCAGAAAGAATCATGCAATTCAGTTTCACTTCAAAGAGAATTTTGCCACGCATAATGTGCTCAAGAGATATCTTCATTACGAATACCACGAGTGGTTGGCTTCCTTTTGTAAGGTGGCAGATAGAGCTGATGACGATATACCATGTCATTTTACTACTTTATCTCACTCGTATTTTGGTTTCTATGCGGACCAGTTTTGGCCAAGTGGGAGACCTTCTATACCAAAGTTAATTAACCGGTGGTTATCGCCTCGAGCTCTTGCATTCTGGTACATGTACGGAGGCCACAGAACATCATCAGGCGATATATTGTTGAGGCTTAAGGGAAGCCGAGAAGGCGTTGAAAAGGTTGTTAAAGCACTAAAGACAAAATCTCTGGACTGCAGGGTGAAAAAGAAAGGAAAAGTGTTTTGGATTGGTCTTCTCGGTAGCAACTCAACATGGTTTTGGAAACTGGTAGAGCCCTTTATTCTGGAtgatttaaaaaatattttaagagCAGGTGACGACCATTGCACCAATGGAATGGAAGCAACAGGAGAGATTTATTTTGATAGTGAGTCTAATTCTGATGACCATCAAAACTTGTATCAAGATTGCTGA